In a single window of the Clostridia bacterium genome:
- a CDS encoding amidohydrolase family protein: MNTADAVIDKSASYTLLSNGYVVDGSGNKGFKGNVLLKDGIIQEISEREIVVEGKEIDCEGKVIAPGFIDIHSHNDWFFPSDQQEQFIDPFIRQGITTFITGNCGFSAAGFKKGTQYMDKIKGNVFKAGNIDFKWSSMSEYFDYLEHKKIIANIAMMVGHGTTRTSVRGYDADAMQPKEMDEILYLLDEAMEQGAAGVSFGLQYEPGIFASQDEILQIAGLVKRRNKIITVHARALSALSGTYPIRPFGTPHNIIALQELLNIARKTGVRLQFSHLIFVGEKTWKTYERCFKMIEDAIDDGVDIMFDTYAYSCGASIITVILPEWFMAKVPEVYDDSKALKKLRFEISLIEKFLGFGFKDIQITYANHPKLNNYNGRFIHDIAEERGLTPIENYLDFVKKSGGEARVLQYRYSNQQIVEALMRHPASLFMTDAWIETTGVQNPSCFGCYPRFLQLAREKSILSLEESVHKMTGASADRVGIKDRGRLKKGWAADVTVFDWHSIKDNTSVNQTDKAPDGIEHVFINGVHVLKEGKMTNNKAGKVIKIV, translated from the coding sequence ATGAATACTGCAGATGCTGTGATAGACAAATCTGCTAGTTATACGCTGTTAAGCAACGGATATGTAGTAGATGGGTCGGGAAACAAAGGCTTTAAAGGAAATGTACTTTTAAAAGATGGAATTATTCAAGAGATCAGTGAGAGAGAAATAGTTGTGGAGGGAAAAGAAATAGATTGCGAAGGAAAGGTAATTGCTCCTGGTTTTATAGATATACATTCCCATAATGATTGGTTTTTTCCTTCAGACCAACAGGAACAATTTATTGATCCTTTTATTCGTCAAGGAATAACTACCTTTATTACAGGGAATTGTGGTTTCAGTGCTGCAGGGTTTAAAAAAGGTACTCAGTATATGGATAAAATAAAAGGCAATGTTTTTAAAGCGGGTAATATTGATTTTAAATGGTCAAGCATGAGTGAATATTTTGATTATTTAGAGCATAAGAAAATCATAGCAAATATAGCTATGATGGTAGGACATGGAACTACCAGGACATCGGTAAGGGGGTATGATGCTGATGCTATGCAGCCTAAAGAAATGGATGAAATACTATATTTGTTAGATGAGGCTATGGAACAGGGGGCAGCAGGGGTGTCTTTTGGGTTGCAGTATGAGCCGGGGATTTTTGCCAGCCAGGATGAAATATTGCAGATCGCTGGATTGGTGAAAAGAAGAAATAAAATCATTACTGTTCATGCCCGGGCATTATCTGCGTTATCAGGTACTTACCCTATAAGACCTTTTGGGACTCCTCACAATATTATTGCACTTCAAGAATTATTAAACATTGCGAGAAAGACAGGGGTTCGGCTCCAGTTTTCACATTTGATATTTGTGGGAGAGAAGACATGGAAAACATATGAAAGATGTTTTAAGATGATAGAGGATGCCATTGATGATGGTGTTGATATTATGTTTGATACATATGCCTATAGTTGCGGAGCATCCATCATTACAGTGATTTTACCGGAATGGTTTATGGCTAAAGTGCCGGAAGTTTATGATGATAGTAAAGCACTTAAGAAACTCCGTTTTGAAATCTCTTTGATAGAAAAGTTTTTAGGGTTTGGTTTTAAAGATATACAGATAACTTATGCTAATCATCCAAAACTTAATAACTACAATGGCAGGTTTATACACGATATTGCAGAAGAGAGAGGATTAACACCGATAGAGAATTATTTGGATTTTGTGAAAAAGAGTGGGGGGGAAGCGAGGGTATTGCAGTATAGATATAGCAATCAACAGATTGTGGAAGCGTTGATGAGGCATCCGGCATCCCTTTTTATGACTGATGCATGGATAGAAACCACAGGAGTACAAAATCCAAGTTGCTTCGGATGTTATCCACGGTTTTTGCAATTGGCAAGGGAAAAATCAATTTTATCTTTGGAGGAGTCTGTACATAAGATGACAGGTGCATCTGCAGATAGGGTAGGTATAAAGGATAGAGGAAGATTAAAAAAGGGATGGGCAGCAGATGTAACTGTATTTGATTGGCATAGTATAAAGGATAATACTAGTGTCAACCAAACAGATAAAGCCCCTGATGGGATAGAACATGTTTTTATAAATGGGGTCCATGTTTTAAAGGAGGGAAAGATGACTAACAATAAGGCGGGAAAAGTAATTAAGATCGTGTAG